A window of Kribbella amoyensis contains these coding sequences:
- a CDS encoding MFS transporter, which produces MSVPQATVRTGGVLAATCLSTLVVNANTSAVSILLPAISDDTGTSVDTLQWAVTGYSLVGAAVIVTAGSLGDVFGRKRVFQLGLLLFVVSCVLIALSTTGGMVIAGRAIQGAAGSTILACGLSLLSVASSGAAQLRSVSLWGAAAAVGAAAGPLVGGVLVDVTGWQGLFWIDAVIGLVCVVLTYFTVAESRDPNRPRDIDFAGAVLVATTLSPLVLALSKGGDWGWVSLGTLICLVVAIGSGFGFVAVERRVAVPLLDLALLRNRILVGSTIAILIGAGTINGLMYLLSLYFQDPQALGFSPLQAGLATLPATAGLVAIAPLVPRFAAKLGGRQVVGLGFLITAAGFAVIGFVQPSWQYLPFLLPLVAIAVGMGLSNGPASSAATASVSADQVGSASGVSNMARYVGAAVATALAATIYASVIQNRTESGHTESEALAAGLATASWVMAVFSFVGVLMAVVMGRHRAARGTLQDAAASAAAVSHTLPTTAAANADRRNP; this is translated from the coding sequence ATGAGCGTTCCTCAGGCGACCGTCCGGACCGGTGGGGTGCTCGCGGCCACCTGTTTGTCGACGCTGGTGGTGAACGCGAACACGTCCGCGGTCAGCATCCTGCTGCCCGCGATCAGCGACGACACCGGCACGTCGGTCGACACCCTGCAGTGGGCCGTCACCGGGTACTCGCTGGTCGGGGCAGCGGTGATCGTGACGGCGGGGTCGTTGGGGGACGTGTTCGGGCGGAAGCGGGTCTTCCAGCTCGGGCTGCTGCTGTTCGTCGTCTCGTGTGTGCTGATCGCGCTGTCCACGACAGGCGGCATGGTGATCGCGGGGCGGGCCATCCAGGGCGCCGCCGGCTCGACGATCCTCGCCTGTGGACTCAGCCTGCTGTCCGTGGCGAGCAGCGGTGCGGCGCAACTGCGTTCGGTATCGCTGTGGGGCGCGGCCGCTGCCGTTGGTGCCGCCGCGGGGCCGTTGGTCGGTGGGGTGCTCGTCGACGTCACCGGGTGGCAGGGTTTGTTCTGGATCGACGCCGTGATCGGGTTGGTCTGTGTGGTGCTGACCTACTTCACCGTGGCCGAGTCGCGCGATCCGAACCGGCCGCGGGACATCGACTTCGCCGGGGCCGTGCTGGTGGCCACGACACTCAGCCCGCTGGTCCTGGCCCTGAGCAAGGGCGGCGACTGGGGCTGGGTCTCGCTGGGCACGCTGATCTGTCTGGTCGTGGCGATCGGCTCGGGATTCGGGTTCGTCGCCGTCGAGCGCCGGGTCGCCGTCCCGTTGCTCGACCTGGCCCTGCTGCGGAACCGGATCCTGGTCGGCTCCACGATCGCGATCCTGATCGGCGCGGGCACGATCAACGGCCTGATGTACCTGCTCAGCCTGTACTTCCAGGACCCGCAGGCCCTCGGCTTCAGCCCCCTCCAGGCCGGCCTCGCCACGCTCCCGGCCACAGCCGGCCTGGTTGCGATCGCTCCACTCGTCCCGCGGTTCGCGGCGAAGCTCGGTGGTCGGCAGGTCGTCGGGCTGGGCTTCCTGATCACGGCGGCCGGGTTCGCCGTGATCGGATTCGTCCAGCCGTCCTGGCAGTACCTCCCGTTCCTGCTGCCGTTGGTCGCGATCGCGGTCGGGATGGGACTGTCGAACGGCCCCGCCTCGTCCGCGGCGACGGCGTCCGTGTCCGCCGACCAGGTCGGGTCCGCCTCCGGAGTGTCGAACATGGCCCGGTACGTCGGCGCTGCCGTGGCGACCGCGTTGGCCGCGACCATCTACGCCAGCGTGATCCAGAACCGCACCGAGTCCGGGCACACCGAGTCGGAGGCGCTCGCGGCCGGTCTGGCCACCGCGTCCTGGGTGATGGCGGTGTTCAGCTTCGTCGGGGTCCTGATGGCCGTGGTGATGGGCCGGCACCGGGCCGCCCGCGGAACCCTGCAGGACGCCGCCGCCTCCGCCGCCGCGGTCTCCCACACCTTGCCGACCACAGCCGCCGCGAACGCTGACCGGAGGAACCCATGA
- a CDS encoding aminopeptidase P family protein — MTANEPVPFTADDYAARMARVTRDAEQAGLAGVIVGPGPDLVWLTGYQPTAITERLTMLALLPDREPTLLVPILEHPDAAAAKGATGLTLVDWTDGSDPYAAASALLRNDGRFGISDSSWALHLLGLQRALPGTRYEGLSACLPMLRAVKDDNELARLAAAGAAADATYGEIVNAKFAGRRETEVAADLAALLRQFGHEQVDFTVVGSGPNGANPHHEAGERVIEEGDAVVLDFGGLMDGYGSDTTRTVTVGEPTAEIQKVHDIVRAAQQAGVDAVRPGVTCQDIDRAARAVITDAGYGEYFIHRTGHGIGTTTHEPPYMVEGEEQPLVPGMCFSVEPGIYLPGRFGVRIEDIVTVTADGGRRFNSTDHGIRVVG; from the coding sequence ATGACCGCGAACGAACCTGTCCCGTTCACCGCCGACGACTACGCGGCCCGGATGGCCCGGGTGACGCGGGACGCGGAGCAGGCCGGGCTGGCCGGGGTGATCGTCGGGCCCGGACCGGACCTGGTCTGGCTGACCGGCTACCAGCCGACCGCGATCACCGAACGCCTCACGATGCTGGCCCTGCTCCCGGACCGCGAACCCACCTTGCTCGTCCCGATCCTCGAACACCCTGACGCCGCGGCCGCGAAAGGCGCAACGGGCCTGACGCTAGTGGACTGGACGGACGGCTCGGATCCGTACGCCGCCGCGAGCGCACTCCTGCGGAACGACGGGCGCTTCGGCATCTCCGACTCGTCCTGGGCCCTGCACCTGCTCGGCCTGCAACGAGCGCTGCCCGGCACGCGGTACGAAGGGTTGAGCGCGTGTCTGCCGATGCTGCGGGCCGTCAAGGACGACAACGAGCTGGCCCGGCTCGCGGCGGCGGGTGCGGCGGCCGATGCGACGTACGGCGAGATCGTGAACGCCAAGTTCGCCGGCCGGCGGGAGACCGAGGTCGCCGCGGACCTGGCCGCGTTGCTGCGGCAGTTCGGGCACGAGCAGGTCGACTTCACCGTGGTCGGGTCCGGCCCGAACGGCGCGAACCCCCACCACGAAGCCGGTGAGCGGGTGATCGAGGAAGGCGATGCCGTGGTGCTCGACTTCGGCGGGCTGATGGACGGGTACGGGTCCGACACCACCCGGACCGTCACGGTCGGGGAGCCGACCGCGGAGATCCAGAAGGTGCACGACATCGTGCGGGCGGCGCAGCAGGCGGGCGTGGACGCGGTCCGGCCCGGGGTCACCTGCCAGGACATCGACCGGGCCGCGCGTGCGGTGATCACCGACGCGGGGTACGGCGAGTACTTCATCCACCGGACCGGGCACGGGATCGGGACCACGACGCACGAGCCGCCGTACATGGTCGAGGGGGAGGAGCAACCGCTGGTCCCCGGGATGTGCTTCTCGGTGGAGCCCGGCATCTACCTGCCCGGCCGGTTCGGGGTCCGGATCGAGGACATCGTCACGGTCACCGCCGACGGCGGGCGGCGCTTCAATTCCACCGATCACGGGATCCGTGTCGTCGGGTGA
- a CDS encoding APC family permease, translated as MNAMDVPADKPVAKAERAAVPARAWISWVALALMTTSSVASLRPSPTMAVYGLACVFLYIVPAIVFLLPTSLVSAELASGYDGGVYNWVARGISKPMGFLAVWCQFAMTIFYYPSLLGFVASTLAYVFDPELASSGPYTACVIVVVYWTGVWVSSRGTKGVAGLASGGLIIGTLIPGAVLVILGIAFLGQGNQSAAPMNADHLLPAWAGLSSLVLIVNNFLSYSGMEMNAVHVGSLRNPGKEFPRAIFMAMGLVLLIFILPALAISWVVPADQLSLTAGVMQAFDAVFAEFGTQWLTPIFGIMLVTASLGGMLTWLAGPSKGLLLISRQEGYLPPFLQRLNKNGVQQNILVTQGIVTTVIALGYALIPNVSSAYWIFSVITTQVYLIMYLLMFVAAVQLRRKDPDHPRGYKAPMLIGLCGVGFTASLAALLVGFIPPSQFESGNGGVYFIIVAGGALGLGLLVPFLFYRLRKPSWKLPEDEVEAGEAEAGSA; from the coding sequence ATGAACGCCATGGACGTCCCCGCCGACAAGCCGGTCGCGAAGGCCGAGCGGGCCGCCGTCCCGGCACGGGCCTGGATCTCGTGGGTCGCGTTGGCCCTGATGACGACCAGCTCGGTGGCCAGTCTGCGGCCGTCGCCGACGATGGCCGTGTACGGGCTGGCCTGTGTCTTCCTCTACATCGTCCCCGCGATCGTCTTCCTGCTGCCGACCTCGCTGGTGTCGGCCGAGCTGGCCTCCGGGTACGACGGCGGCGTCTACAACTGGGTGGCGCGGGGGATCTCCAAGCCGATGGGGTTCCTAGCGGTCTGGTGCCAGTTCGCGATGACGATCTTCTACTACCCGAGCCTGCTCGGCTTCGTCGCGAGCACGCTCGCCTACGTCTTCGATCCCGAGCTGGCCTCCAGCGGCCCGTACACCGCGTGCGTCATCGTCGTCGTGTACTGGACCGGGGTCTGGGTGTCGTCGCGCGGCACCAAGGGCGTCGCCGGGCTGGCCAGCGGTGGCCTGATCATCGGCACGCTGATCCCCGGTGCGGTGCTGGTGATTCTCGGCATCGCGTTCCTCGGCCAGGGCAACCAGTCCGCCGCGCCGATGAACGCCGACCACCTGCTGCCCGCCTGGGCCGGGTTGTCCAGCCTGGTGCTGATCGTCAACAACTTCCTGTCGTACTCGGGCATGGAGATGAACGCGGTGCACGTCGGCTCACTGCGCAACCCGGGCAAGGAGTTCCCGCGCGCGATCTTCATGGCGATGGGCCTGGTGCTGCTGATCTTCATCCTGCCGGCGCTGGCGATCAGCTGGGTGGTCCCGGCCGACCAGCTGTCGCTGACCGCGGGCGTGATGCAGGCGTTCGACGCGGTGTTCGCGGAGTTCGGGACGCAGTGGCTGACGCCGATCTTCGGCATCATGCTGGTCACCGCGTCGCTCGGCGGCATGCTGACCTGGCTGGCCGGGCCGTCGAAGGGCCTGCTGCTGATCTCCCGGCAGGAGGGCTACCTGCCACCGTTCCTGCAGCGGCTCAACAAGAACGGCGTGCAGCAGAACATCCTGGTCACGCAGGGCATCGTCACCACGGTCATTGCCTTGGGCTACGCGCTGATCCCCAACGTCTCCAGCGCGTACTGGATCTTCTCGGTGATCACCACGCAGGTGTACCTGATCATGTACCTGCTGATGTTCGTCGCGGCCGTCCAGCTGCGCCGCAAGGATCCCGATCACCCACGGGGCTACAAGGCGCCGATGCTGATCGGTCTCTGCGGGGTCGGCTTCACGGCATCGCTGGCCGCGCTGCTGGTCGGGTTCATCCCGCCCTCGCAGTTCGAGTCGGGCAACGGCGGCGTGTACTTCATCATCGTCGCGGGCGGCGCGCTCGGCCTCGGCCTGCTGGTGCCGTTCCTGTTCTACCGGCTCCGTAAACCGTCCTGGAAGCTGCCCGAGGACGAGGTGGAGGCCGGCGAGGCGGAGGCGGGTTCAGCATGA